From one Luteolibacter sp. SL250 genomic stretch:
- a CDS encoding ATP-binding protein, with the protein MDSITKIHQPYNREQKALELEQAFSPSSPILEKQFFAGRISEIDEVVDSINERGQHVIVYGERGVGKTSFSNIIGKELIGVFPVKVTCNRSDSFKNIWGKAFAKVKFEKNSVGVGYLPVNTVEELQLDLFLPESENVSPLDIQLILEKVEFNLLFIFDEYDSIIDPDILRKMADTIKALSDNAPKITVMIVGIADNVAGLIGAHPSIERCMRQVLMPRMSDSELDLIISRGLDFLGFGVQPEVRARVVKLSQGFPHFTHLLTKQAAKATIEDGAFTIGSEQYARALVASVARVDESIRLVYQQATFSTKDKSNFEAVLWACANSASDEHGTFSTKDVVSSFEILTKKSAKSESLSYHVGKLCLKERGCVLHRVEAGKYVRFRFVNPLFRAYVKMKYESVVNVRKLRF; encoded by the coding sequence ATGGACTCTATCACAAAAATTCATCAACCCTATAATAGAGAACAAAAGGCGCTTGAGTTAGAGCAAGCGTTCTCTCCTTCGTCCCCAATTTTAGAAAAGCAGTTCTTTGCGGGTAGGATCAGTGAAATCGATGAGGTAGTCGATTCAATCAATGAACGAGGACAGCATGTAATTGTCTATGGGGAAAGGGGGGTCGGTAAAACGTCGTTTTCAAATATTATAGGTAAGGAGCTCATAGGAGTTTTTCCTGTTAAGGTAACTTGCAATCGAAGTGATTCCTTCAAAAATATATGGGGGAAGGCATTTGCGAAAGTAAAGTTTGAGAAGAACTCAGTTGGAGTTGGTTACCTCCCCGTTAATACGGTAGAAGAGCTTCAATTAGACCTTTTTCTGCCTGAAAGTGAAAATGTCTCTCCGTTAGATATTCAACTAATTCTTGAAAAGGTCGAATTTAACTTACTATTTATTTTTGATGAATACGACTCCATTATAGACCCTGATATTCTGCGAAAAATGGCAGATACAATCAAGGCGCTGTCGGATAACGCTCCTAAGATCACCGTGATGATAGTGGGTATAGCGGACAATGTCGCTGGTTTAATTGGAGCTCATCCATCAATCGAGAGATGTATGAGGCAGGTGTTAATGCCTCGTATGTCTGATTCGGAATTAGATTTAATTATTAGCAGGGGCCTTGATTTCCTGGGATTCGGAGTTCAGCCGGAAGTAAGGGCGAGAGTGGTGAAGTTGTCGCAAGGCTTCCCTCATTTTACCCACTTGCTTACTAAGCAAGCAGCAAAAGCTACTATCGAAGATGGTGCTTTTACGATTGGATCCGAGCAATATGCTAGAGCTTTGGTGGCTAGCGTTGCGAGAGTTGATGAGTCAATCCGTTTGGTCTATCAACAAGCAACTTTTTCAACCAAAGATAAATCTAATTTTGAGGCCGTTCTATGGGCTTGTGCAAATTCTGCATCCGATGAGCATGGAACCTTTAGTACGAAGGATGTCGTTTCTTCATTTGAAATTCTCACTAAGAAATCGGCTAAATCTGAATCTCTTTCATATCATGTGGGTAAGTTATGCTTAAAAGAGCGTGGATGCGTCCTTCATAGAGTGGAAGCAGGAAAATATGTGCGTTTCAGATTCGTTAATCCACTCTTTAGGGCTTATGTAAAGATGAAATATGAATCGGTGGTGAATGTGAGAAAATTGAGATTTTGA
- a CDS encoding anti-phage dCTP deaminase, producing MSDISYTLFQESKHPTELVFGLVYPLGIERESLIQALREELSLYGYDLKHIRISSFLASAKSKDPDYNFSGDYLRSRNLMKAGNETRALFSDDILMRLATWEIRQLRKQGVPAKQQGKATSIRKVVYLIDSIKNRAELEFLKGIYANGFYLLALNSPKERRRAFLLTKRGTINEKQALKQVNDLMDLDQDDIDGHGQEVGKVFHLADYFLDGNADVSGIQVRLDRFLRMVFNDPFVTPTFEEYAMHVAYTAATKTADLSRQVGAVVAQNQSILSLGANEVPKFGGGTYWPYTDARGVVLDSPGGRDYKRLYEPNKAEIQDIKLQLFEGLTQAGLIKKTPLALGDDQKKKFNAVIAKTRIDSLTEFGRMLHAEMDALLECAKRGVATADTEMYVTTFPCHNCAKHIIGAGVSRVVYIEPYQKSKAPEFHDDSCEYLDSPGSGTMSERLVFTPFEGLGPRYYMMLFSMMLSPGAEKKRRGEGGKKLIFDKANAVPRLKMLPQNYLQLEEYVLHELESSLEPKAGGSRGARRSKPYLKKGRRHGAQNK from the coding sequence ATGTCAGATATTTCATACACTCTTTTTCAGGAATCCAAGCATCCTACTGAATTGGTGTTTGGACTTGTTTACCCATTGGGAATCGAACGTGAAAGCTTGATTCAAGCATTGCGGGAAGAATTGAGTTTATATGGATATGATCTCAAGCATATCAGGATAAGTTCATTTCTTGCGAGTGCGAAATCAAAAGATCCAGATTATAACTTTTCTGGAGATTATTTGAGGAGTCGCAATCTGATGAAGGCCGGGAACGAAACACGCGCCCTTTTCTCTGATGATATTCTGATGAGGTTGGCAACTTGGGAAATAAGGCAGTTGCGGAAGCAGGGGGTTCCTGCAAAACAGCAAGGGAAAGCAACCTCGATCAGAAAGGTCGTTTATCTGATCGATTCAATTAAAAATCGAGCAGAACTTGAGTTTCTCAAGGGAATATATGCAAATGGGTTTTATCTGCTAGCATTAAATTCTCCAAAAGAAAGGCGCCGAGCTTTCTTGCTTACCAAGCGTGGCACTATAAATGAGAAGCAGGCACTCAAGCAAGTGAATGACTTAATGGATCTAGATCAAGATGATATAGATGGGCATGGTCAAGAAGTTGGGAAAGTTTTTCATTTGGCGGATTATTTTTTAGACGGAAACGCAGATGTCTCAGGTATTCAGGTCCGATTGGATCGATTTTTGAGAATGGTATTCAACGATCCGTTTGTAACTCCGACTTTTGAAGAATATGCTATGCACGTTGCATATACCGCTGCGACCAAGACGGCGGACTTGTCAAGGCAGGTGGGGGCGGTTGTGGCCCAAAATCAATCTATACTATCGCTTGGAGCGAATGAGGTTCCTAAATTCGGAGGAGGCACTTATTGGCCATATACAGATGCAAGAGGAGTTGTTTTGGATTCTCCCGGAGGAAGGGATTACAAAAGGCTTTACGAGCCTAATAAGGCTGAAATTCAAGATATAAAACTTCAGTTGTTTGAAGGCCTTACACAGGCGGGATTGATTAAGAAGACTCCATTAGCGTTGGGAGATGACCAGAAAAAGAAATTTAATGCGGTCATCGCGAAAACTCGGATTGATAGTTTGACCGAGTTCGGAAGAATGTTGCACGCGGAGATGGATGCCTTATTAGAATGTGCTAAACGGGGAGTTGCTACCGCGGATACGGAGATGTACGTGACAACTTTCCCATGTCATAATTGTGCAAAGCATATCATAGGTGCAGGTGTTTCGCGTGTGGTGTATATTGAACCTTACCAGAAAAGCAAGGCCCCGGAGTTTCATGACGATTCATGTGAATATTTAGATAGTCCTGGAAGTGGGACGATGTCGGAGCGATTGGTATTTACTCCGTTTGAGGGATTGGGGCCGCGCTATTATATGATGCTATTTTCAATGATGCTAAGTCCGGGTGCTGAGAAAAAAAGAAGAGGTGAAGGAGGTAAGAAGCTCATATTTGATAAGGCTAATGCTGTTCCAAGGCTGAAGATGCTTCCTCAGAATTATCTGCAATTAGAGGAATATGTGCTTCATGAGTTAGAGTCTAGTTTGGAGCCGAAAGCTGGAGGCTCAAGAGGCGCTAGGCGTTCTAAGCCTTATCTGAAGAAGGGGCGTAGGCATGGTGCGCAAAACAAATGA
- a CDS encoding DUF533 domain-containing protein, which produces MSLDSLFSSLSQKVKGDPKALLGSLLGGAGTQGALGGAASGALVSVLMNSKARSKIQKNAVKVGGMAALAGIGYYAYQKWQQSQQVSQTAAALPATPAPAPATPPPPLPANLEVAAVQVKVTGELPMKMILAMIAAAAADGTIDSIEMTALAGAIDQAPVEPAEKARLTSALNAPPTVEHIAGLANGPEEASEIYGAALTAIDLDSPSEHLFLRRLASSLKLDEQLVKTVHETLERE; this is translated from the coding sequence ATGTCACTCGATTCCCTCTTTTCCAGTCTGAGCCAGAAAGTCAAAGGCGACCCGAAGGCGCTGCTCGGCAGCTTGCTGGGCGGGGCGGGCACGCAGGGTGCCCTCGGTGGGGCGGCGTCCGGCGCGCTGGTTTCCGTGCTGATGAATTCCAAGGCGCGGAGCAAGATCCAGAAAAACGCGGTGAAGGTGGGCGGCATGGCGGCACTGGCGGGGATAGGCTACTACGCCTACCAGAAGTGGCAGCAGAGCCAGCAGGTTTCCCAGACGGCGGCCGCGCTTCCCGCGACCCCGGCACCCGCCCCGGCCACCCCTCCCCCGCCGCTGCCGGCGAATCTGGAGGTGGCCGCCGTGCAGGTGAAGGTCACCGGCGAGCTGCCGATGAAGATGATCCTCGCGATGATCGCCGCCGCGGCGGCGGACGGCACCATCGACAGCATCGAAATGACCGCCCTGGCCGGTGCCATCGACCAGGCCCCGGTGGAGCCTGCGGAAAAAGCGCGGCTCACCAGCGCCCTCAACGCCCCGCCCACCGTCGAGCACATCGCCGGTCTGGCCAACGGCCCGGAGGAAGCCAGCGAGATCTACGGCGCCGCCCTCACCGCCATCGACCTGGACTCACCCTCGGAGCACCTCTTCCTCCGCCGTCTGGCCAGCTCGCTCAAACTGGATGAGCAGTTGGTGAAGACGGTCCATGAGACGCTGGAGAGGGAATGA